From the genome of Papaver somniferum cultivar HN1 chromosome 2, ASM357369v1, whole genome shotgun sequence, one region includes:
- the LOC113350735 gene encoding uncharacterized protein LOC113350735, with the protein MMKVHPLPKKTSLTFSYTSTETQRLMSRQKKLHKLPHVFSKVLELPFHSDTDVIVEETSTCFRFIVKTDDDFGNDVVAHKIDILPGVTKIVIAKGGNNNNNLVEFSLGDFEIDLWRFRLPSSTKPELASAVYVRGELVVTIPKEMNSVEEDEGYGEIRGGITRFIVVQ; encoded by the coding sequence atgaTGAAAGTTCATCCGCTTCCGAAGAAAACAAGTTTAACTTTCAGTTACACTTCTACAGAAACTCAGAGACTCATGTCAAGACAGAAGAAACTTCATAAACTTCCACACGTATTTTCGAAAGTGCTAGAGCTACCTTTTCATTCTGACACAGATGTGATTGTTGAAGAAACGTCTACTTGTTTCCGTTTCATAGTAAAAACAGATGATGATTTTGGTAATGATGTTGTGGCGCATAAGATTGATATTCTTCCTGGTGTTACAAAGATCGTAATTGCTAAaggaggaaataataataataatcttgtTGAATTTTCTTTGGGtgattttgaaattgatttatggaGATTTAGACTTCCTTCATCAACTAAACCAGAACTAGCTAGTGCTGTTTATGTTCGTGGTGAACTTGTTGTTACAATTCCTAAAGAAATGAATTCtgtggaagaagatgaaggataTGGTGAGATCAGAGGTGGAATCACTCGTTTTATCGTTGTACAGTAA
- the LOC113347136 gene encoding protein OBERON 2-like isoform X3 produces MNAKHLAVGSGSPSENSGSKAVLEINGLVLRPVVSGEAGEGLPYAPANWPNPGDIWKWKAGKRKNANGLMQDRYIYLPPSLQKTAEGRKGFASKLSLLEFIKKEYPTVDLDAFFATFSWKMPSTDYDPDASTSGMRKPYGSKIKIETMKCRVGNKKCSLQQSTKKRSLPTTDCDICCSESGFCRECCCILCCKTIDSGYQGYNFIRCQAKGNENLNYVCGHIAHIECALRTYMAGTIGGSIGLDAEYYCRRCDKRTDLIPYVEPILQTCESHNSKDDIDKILNMVFCILRGSRKEKAKKLLKRSNLVLAKLNGGNCLDEIWNVEDNNISGVSADLIESQEDEYRIAMDNLNAQKKVLLDLYQQLETDRSELAKRTSSEIDQVVDNLIHDFSSKVNQIKIEVGKLKEMEKVAKGFGMVPKDTLKAHFGLQIEN; encoded by the exons ATGAACGCAAAACATCTAGCGGTTGGTTCTGGTTCTCCTAGTGAGAATAGTGGCTCTAAGGCTGTTTTGGAAATAAATGGCCTCGTTCTCAGACCAGTAGTATCCGGTGAAGCAGGTGAAGGCTTACCATATGCTCCTGCTAATTGGCCTAATCCTGGTGATATTTGGAAATGGAAAGCTGGAAAAAGGAAAAACGCTAATGGGCTCATGCAAGATAGGTACATATATCTTCCGCCAAGTTTACAGAAGACTGCGGAAGGGAGGAAGGGTTTTGCAAGCAAGCTTTCACTTCTAGAGTTTATCAAGAAGGAATATCCTACAGTAGATTTGGATGCCTTCTTTGCTACTTTTAGTTGGAAAATGCCTTCGACAGACTATGACCCAG ATGCAAGTACTAGTGGAATGCGTAAACCATATGGATCTAAAATAAAGATCGAGACTATGAAATGTAGGGTTGGAAACAAGAAGTGCAGTCTCCAACAATCAACAAAAAAACGCTCTTTACCAACTACAGATTGTGATATTTGCTGTAGCGAGAGTGGCTTTTGTCGTGAATGTTGTTGTATACTTTGTTGCAAGACTATTGATTCAGGTTATCAAGGTTACAATTTTATTAGATGTCAAGCAAAGGGAAATGAGAACTTGAATTATGTGTGTGGCCACATTGCTCATATTGAATGTGCTCTTCGCACTTACATGGCTGGGACGATAGGAGGAAGCATTGGGCTAGATGCTGAATATTACTGTCGACGTTGTGATAAGAGAACAGACCTCATACCTTATGTAGAACCAATTCTTCAGACGTGTGAATCTCACAACTCTAAAGATGATATTGACAAGATTTTAAATATGGTATTCTGTATTTTGCGTGGGTCAAGAAAAGAAAAGGCAAAGAAGTTGTTGAAACGTTCCAATTTGGTGTTGGCAAAG CTTAATGGCGGAAATTGTCTTGACGAGATATGGAATGTGGAAGATAACAATATCTCAGGAGTTTCTGCTG ACTTGATAGAATCTCAGGAGGATGAATATAGAATTGCTATGGATAATCTAAATGCTCAGAAGAAAGTGCTTTTGGATTTGTATCAACAGCTGGAAACGGACAGGTCTGAGTTAGCTAAACGAACGTCATCAGAAATAGACCAAGTTGTGGATAATCTTATCCATGATTTCTCGAGCAAAGTTAATCAGATAAAAATCGAGGTCGGGAAACTCAAAGAAATGGAAAAGGTAGCCAAGGGATTTGGAATGGTTCCGAAAGACACTTTGAAAGCACACTTTGGCTTGCAAATTGAGAACTGA
- the LOC113347136 gene encoding protein OBERON 1-like isoform X2 produces MNAKHLAVGSGSPSENSGSKAVLEINGLVLRPVVSGEAGEGLPYAPANWPNPGDIWKWKAGKRKNANGLMQDRYIYLPPSLQKTAEGRKGFASKLSLLEFIKKEYPTVDLDAFFATFSWKMPSTDYDPDASTSGMRKPYGSKIKIETMKCRVGNKKCSLQQSTKKRSLPTTDCDICCSESGFCRECCCILCCKTIDSGYQGYNFIRCQAKGNENLNYVCGHIAHIECALRTYMAGTIGGSIGLDAEYYCRRCDKRTDLIPYVEPILQTCESHNSKDDIDKILNMVFCILRGSRKEKAKKLLKRSNLVLAKLNGGNCLDEIWNVEDNNISGVSADHHRVDSSKLDDEINKVLADLIESQEDEYRIAMDNLNAQKKVLLDLYQQLETDRSELAKRTSSEIDQVVDNLIHDFSSKVNQIKIEVGKLKEMEKVAKGFGMVPKDTLKAHFGLQIEN; encoded by the exons ATGAACGCAAAACATCTAGCGGTTGGTTCTGGTTCTCCTAGTGAGAATAGTGGCTCTAAGGCTGTTTTGGAAATAAATGGCCTCGTTCTCAGACCAGTAGTATCCGGTGAAGCAGGTGAAGGCTTACCATATGCTCCTGCTAATTGGCCTAATCCTGGTGATATTTGGAAATGGAAAGCTGGAAAAAGGAAAAACGCTAATGGGCTCATGCAAGATAGGTACATATATCTTCCGCCAAGTTTACAGAAGACTGCGGAAGGGAGGAAGGGTTTTGCAAGCAAGCTTTCACTTCTAGAGTTTATCAAGAAGGAATATCCTACAGTAGATTTGGATGCCTTCTTTGCTACTTTTAGTTGGAAAATGCCTTCGACAGACTATGACCCAG ATGCAAGTACTAGTGGAATGCGTAAACCATATGGATCTAAAATAAAGATCGAGACTATGAAATGTAGGGTTGGAAACAAGAAGTGCAGTCTCCAACAATCAACAAAAAAACGCTCTTTACCAACTACAGATTGTGATATTTGCTGTAGCGAGAGTGGCTTTTGTCGTGAATGTTGTTGTATACTTTGTTGCAAGACTATTGATTCAGGTTATCAAGGTTACAATTTTATTAGATGTCAAGCAAAGGGAAATGAGAACTTGAATTATGTGTGTGGCCACATTGCTCATATTGAATGTGCTCTTCGCACTTACATGGCTGGGACGATAGGAGGAAGCATTGGGCTAGATGCTGAATATTACTGTCGACGTTGTGATAAGAGAACAGACCTCATACCTTATGTAGAACCAATTCTTCAGACGTGTGAATCTCACAACTCTAAAGATGATATTGACAAGATTTTAAATATGGTATTCTGTATTTTGCGTGGGTCAAGAAAAGAAAAGGCAAAGAAGTTGTTGAAACGTTCCAATTTGGTGTTGGCAAAG CTTAATGGCGGAAATTGTCTTGACGAGATATGGAATGTGGAAGATAACAATATCTCAGGAGTTTCTGCTG ATCACCACCGGGTTGATTCCTCGAAACTTGACGATGAGATTAACAAAGTTCTTGCAGACTTGATAGAATCTCAGGAGGATGAATATAGAATTGCTATGGATAATCTAAATGCTCAGAAGAAAGTGCTTTTGGATTTGTATCAACAGCTGGAAACGGACAGGTCTGAGTTAGCTAAACGAACGTCATCAGAAATAGACCAAGTTGTGGATAATCTTATCCATGATTTCTCGAGCAAAGTTAATCAGATAAAAATCGAGGTCGGGAAACTCAAAGAAATGGAAAAGGTAGCCAAGGGATTTGGAATGGTTCCGAAAGACACTTTGAAAGCACACTTTGGCTTGCAAATTGAGAACTGA
- the LOC113347136 gene encoding protein OBERON 3-like isoform X1, with protein MNAKHLAVGSGSPSENSGSKAVLEINGLVLRPVVSGEAGEGLPYAPANWPNPGDIWKWKAGKRKNANGLMQDRYIYLPPSLQKTAEGRKGFASKLSLLEFIKKEYPTVDLDAFFATFSWKMPSTDYDPDASTSGMRKPYGSKIKIETMKCRVGNKKCSLQQSTKKRSLPTTDCDICCSESGFCRECCCILCCKTIDSGYQGYNFIRCQAKGNENLNYVCGHIAHIECALRTYMAGTIGGSIGLDAEYYCRRCDKRTDLIPYVEPILQTCESHNSKDDIDKILNMVFCILRGSRKEKAKKLLKRSNLVLAKLNGGNCLDEIWNVEDNNISGVSAGSREIVESQHPKDSTVYITSDHHRVDSSKLDDEINKVLADLIESQEDEYRIAMDNLNAQKKVLLDLYQQLETDRSELAKRTSSEIDQVVDNLIHDFSSKVNQIKIEVGKLKEMEKVAKGFGMVPKDTLKAHFGLQIEN; from the exons ATGAACGCAAAACATCTAGCGGTTGGTTCTGGTTCTCCTAGTGAGAATAGTGGCTCTAAGGCTGTTTTGGAAATAAATGGCCTCGTTCTCAGACCAGTAGTATCCGGTGAAGCAGGTGAAGGCTTACCATATGCTCCTGCTAATTGGCCTAATCCTGGTGATATTTGGAAATGGAAAGCTGGAAAAAGGAAAAACGCTAATGGGCTCATGCAAGATAGGTACATATATCTTCCGCCAAGTTTACAGAAGACTGCGGAAGGGAGGAAGGGTTTTGCAAGCAAGCTTTCACTTCTAGAGTTTATCAAGAAGGAATATCCTACAGTAGATTTGGATGCCTTCTTTGCTACTTTTAGTTGGAAAATGCCTTCGACAGACTATGACCCAG ATGCAAGTACTAGTGGAATGCGTAAACCATATGGATCTAAAATAAAGATCGAGACTATGAAATGTAGGGTTGGAAACAAGAAGTGCAGTCTCCAACAATCAACAAAAAAACGCTCTTTACCAACTACAGATTGTGATATTTGCTGTAGCGAGAGTGGCTTTTGTCGTGAATGTTGTTGTATACTTTGTTGCAAGACTATTGATTCAGGTTATCAAGGTTACAATTTTATTAGATGTCAAGCAAAGGGAAATGAGAACTTGAATTATGTGTGTGGCCACATTGCTCATATTGAATGTGCTCTTCGCACTTACATGGCTGGGACGATAGGAGGAAGCATTGGGCTAGATGCTGAATATTACTGTCGACGTTGTGATAAGAGAACAGACCTCATACCTTATGTAGAACCAATTCTTCAGACGTGTGAATCTCACAACTCTAAAGATGATATTGACAAGATTTTAAATATGGTATTCTGTATTTTGCGTGGGTCAAGAAAAGAAAAGGCAAAGAAGTTGTTGAAACGTTCCAATTTGGTGTTGGCAAAG CTTAATGGCGGAAATTGTCTTGACGAGATATGGAATGTGGAAGATAACAATATCTCAGGAGTTTCTGCTG GGAGTCGGGAAATTGTTGAGAGTCAACATCCTAAAGATTCCACTGTATACATTACTTCAGATCACCACCGGGTTGATTCCTCGAAACTTGACGATGAGATTAACAAAGTTCTTGCAGACTTGATAGAATCTCAGGAGGATGAATATAGAATTGCTATGGATAATCTAAATGCTCAGAAGAAAGTGCTTTTGGATTTGTATCAACAGCTGGAAACGGACAGGTCTGAGTTAGCTAAACGAACGTCATCAGAAATAGACCAAGTTGTGGATAATCTTATCCATGATTTCTCGAGCAAAGTTAATCAGATAAAAATCGAGGTCGGGAAACTCAAAGAAATGGAAAAGGTAGCCAAGGGATTTGGAATGGTTCCGAAAGACACTTTGAAAGCACACTTTGGCTTGCAAATTGAGAACTGA